From Bacteroidota bacterium, one genomic window encodes:
- a CDS encoding quinolinate phosphoribosyl transferase, producing the protein MFTSPDQSAPDRQKRLPSHIFDLPIQELRRGYRSDVYFWRQKVILEEHGLTPRATMQVFQKKDAVLCGMDEAIAILKVACGKYKDSKKAYKLFDRLIELKGLARQSFQGDKTRYLQITREKTEISETLDALWEDGFDNLDIQALYDGDAIAPWETVMHITGDASLFAHLETVYLGVLARRTKIATNVRRVVDAANGKTVLYFPARFDHWAVQGGDGYAAHIGGIHGISTQAQGEWWGASAAGTVPHALIASVGGDTVRAVTLFNASYPDVNLVALVDFENDSIGTALKCAHAMGDKLWAVRLDTSENMVDQSMMPLMGRFKPTGVIPELVVAMRKALDREGYSHVRIIVSGGFDAEKIKKFEAQQVPVDAYGVGNALTSGNRSFTADIVLLDGKPAAKAGRTYLPNPKLAPL; encoded by the coding sequence ATGTTTACATCTCCGGATCAATCGGCCCCCGATCGTCAAAAACGTTTGCCCAGCCACATCTTCGATTTGCCCATCCAGGAATTGCGCCGTGGTTACCGCAGCGATGTTTATTTCTGGCGTCAAAAGGTGATTCTTGAAGAACACGGCCTGACACCACGGGCAACCATGCAAGTTTTTCAAAAGAAAGACGCGGTGTTGTGCGGGATGGATGAAGCCATTGCTATCCTGAAGGTTGCCTGCGGCAAGTACAAAGACAGCAAAAAAGCGTATAAACTCTTTGACCGCCTGATCGAACTAAAAGGCCTGGCCCGGCAATCTTTTCAGGGAGATAAAACACGGTATCTCCAGATCACGCGGGAAAAAACTGAAATTTCTGAGACGCTGGACGCACTCTGGGAAGATGGATTTGATAACCTGGACATACAGGCGCTCTATGACGGTGATGCCATTGCGCCCTGGGAAACGGTGATGCATATCACAGGAGACGCCAGCCTTTTTGCCCACCTTGAAACGGTGTACCTGGGTGTACTTGCACGGCGTACAAAAATTGCGACCAATGTACGACGCGTTGTAGACGCTGCCAATGGAAAAACAGTATTGTATTTCCCCGCCCGTTTTGATCATTGGGCTGTGCAAGGTGGGGATGGCTATGCAGCCCATATTGGTGGCATCCATGGTATCTCAACGCAGGCGCAAGGCGAGTGGTGGGGTGCATCAGCTGCCGGCACCGTGCCGCATGCCCTCATCGCATCTGTAGGCGGCGACACCGTCCGGGCAGTTACCCTCTTCAACGCGTCGTATCCCGACGTAAACCTGGTTGCCCTCGTCGACTTTGAAAATGACAGCATTGGTACAGCACTCAAGTGTGCCCATGCAATGGGAGACAAGCTGTGGGCAGTGCGCCTCGATACCTCAGAAAATATGGTCGACCAGTCTATGATGCCTTTGATGGGGCGGTTTAAACCCACGGGAGTGATCCCGGAGTTGGTGGTTGCCATGCGCAAAGCACTCGACCGCGAAGGCTACAGCCATGTTCGGATCATTGTGTCTGGCGGATTTGATGCCGAGAAAATCAAGAAGTTTGAAGCGCAGCAAGTACCTGTTGATGCGTATGGCGTAGGCAATGCACTCACAAGCGGCAACCGCTCTTTTACTGCTGATATTGTGTTGCTAGACGGCAAACCAGCGGCTAAAGCCGGCCGCACCTACCTGCCAAACCCGAAGCTTGCACCGTTATGA
- the pncA gene encoding bifunctional nicotinamidase/pyrazinamidase, whose product MEALVVIDVQNDFCPGGLLAVPEGDQVVPVINKLAQQFEHVILTQDWHPAGHLSFASSHAGKAPFDVIDVDYGKQVLWPDHCLQASHGAAFHAALNIPHAELIIRKGFRKGIDSYSAFFENDHQTATGLAGYLRERGITTLFMAGLALDFCVCWSAVDGQQLGFDVTVIENATRGINTNGSMDAAYELMHGAGVHLTTADDLRTTRQ is encoded by the coding sequence ATGGAAGCGCTCGTAGTCATTGACGTACAAAACGATTTCTGTCCGGGTGGCTTGCTTGCCGTACCGGAAGGCGACCAGGTGGTGCCAGTCATTAACAAACTGGCACAACAGTTTGAACACGTAATCCTCACCCAGGACTGGCACCCGGCCGGCCACCTTTCATTTGCCTCTTCACATGCAGGTAAAGCGCCTTTCGATGTGATCGATGTCGATTATGGCAAACAAGTTCTATGGCCAGACCATTGCCTGCAGGCGTCTCACGGCGCTGCATTTCACGCGGCCCTCAATATTCCACATGCTGAGCTCATTATCCGCAAAGGGTTTCGGAAAGGCATCGACTCGTACTCTGCCTTTTTTGAAAACGACCACCAGACGGCTACCGGGCTTGCCGGCTACCTCAGAGAACGGGGGATAACAACGTTATTTATGGCCGGTCTCGCACTGGATTTCTGCGTATGCTGGTCTGCTGTAGATGGGCAGCAACTCGGATTTGATGTCACCGTGATAGAAAACGCAACGCGCGGTATCAATACAAACGGCTCGATGGACGCCGCGTACGAACTGATGCATGGAGCTGGCGTGCATCTCACAACAGCAGACGATTTGCGCACTACACGTCAATAA
- a CDS encoding ROK family protein, producing MGERYFAGLDIGGTTIKSVLVNTNGEQASEIIEVRSHVADGYEATFAQLEEALRLLAASANTTREAIEAAGIDVPAANSDGVIWGKANLAQDWVGMNIQEAFSARANLPVFMTNDGNAAALGEYMVRRKHLGSLLYVAPGTGLAGGLVLPGGKIYEGANGLALEAGHISAPFLEEDGSLPDCSCGWKGCVEAWVSLVALRRRISIELAKAEWQNHPLNDPAIPTEEKAFQLRDYAEQKDPMAVKIFKQQGFIFGYAIADLVRVFDPGLVVVGGGLAESSFRDQFMVWIMEGFEDRAWPIYRKSPIEADKFTTHFEWAQGGDSAGALGMGFAALEIFG from the coding sequence TTGGGAGAAAGATATTTTGCCGGCCTTGATATCGGCGGCACCACCATCAAATCTGTTCTCGTAAACACCAACGGTGAACAGGCAAGCGAAATTATCGAAGTGCGAAGCCACGTCGCTGACGGCTATGAAGCTACCTTTGCGCAACTTGAAGAAGCACTGCGTTTGCTCGCAGCAAGCGCAAACACCACGCGAGAAGCCATCGAGGCTGCCGGCATCGACGTCCCGGCCGCCAATAGTGATGGCGTAATTTGGGGCAAAGCCAACCTGGCGCAAGACTGGGTTGGAATGAATATCCAGGAGGCCTTTTCAGCACGCGCCAACCTACCTGTTTTCATGACAAATGATGGTAATGCAGCGGCCTTGGGAGAATACATGGTTCGTCGCAAACATTTGGGCAGCCTGCTCTACGTTGCCCCCGGTACGGGCCTCGCCGGCGGACTCGTTTTACCCGGCGGTAAAATCTATGAAGGGGCAAATGGACTGGCGCTGGAGGCTGGCCATATTTCAGCACCCTTCCTCGAAGAAGACGGCTCGTTGCCCGATTGCTCGTGCGGCTGGAAAGGTTGTGTTGAGGCATGGGTATCGCTTGTTGCCCTACGGCGGCGGATCAGTATCGAACTCGCCAAAGCTGAATGGCAAAACCATCCCCTCAACGACCCGGCCATCCCGACAGAGGAAAAAGCGTTTCAATTGCGCGATTATGCAGAGCAAAAAGACCCGATGGCCGTAAAAATATTCAAACAACAAGGCTTCATCTTCGGTTATGCCATAGCAGACCTCGTGCGCGTTTTCGACCCGGGCCTCGTTGTTGTGGGTGGAGGGCTCGCTGAGTCTTCCTTCCGCGATCAATTTATGGTCTGGATTATGGAAGGGTTTGAAGATCGCGCCTGGCCGATTTACCGCAAAAGCCCCATAGAGGCTGACAAATTCACAACCCATTTTGAATGGGCACAAGGCGGAGATTCTGCTGGTGCGCTTGGGATGGGCTTTGCTGCACTTGAAATCTTTGGGTAA
- a CDS encoding acyl-CoA desaturase, whose protein sequence is MDTVSIKFSNKNGTGTLFIKDLKQQVNAYFKERGISRKANTAMVLKTVAMLSLTFVPYALIMSNQFSIWAMWALAIVMGIGVAGIGFSVSHDALHGAYSSNNGVNTALGLTFDLMGANGYLWKITHNVIHHTYTNIQGIDEDLEVSPLLRLSPESEHHAIHKYQHLYGIAAYSMSTLFWVFVKDYKYLLQKDLGPYRNITHSKGQVALLIGMKLVYYAYMIVLPLLFLQITWWQFVIGFLTIHLVAGTILGVVFQLAHVVEGPEHFTSNGNDTMEDAWLIHEMKTTANFGRSNKLLCWYVGGLNFQIEHHLFPKTCSIHYPDISDIVKRVANEHGIPYNDQPTFRSAVASHLRMLKQLGNPEMELAPVTA, encoded by the coding sequence GTGGATACTGTAAGCATTAAGTTCTCTAACAAGAACGGTACGGGGACGCTTTTTATCAAAGACCTGAAGCAACAGGTCAACGCCTATTTCAAGGAGCGTGGTATTTCGCGTAAAGCCAATACGGCGATGGTTTTAAAAACTGTTGCCATGCTCTCGCTCACGTTTGTACCCTATGCGTTGATCATGAGCAACCAGTTCTCGATCTGGGCCATGTGGGCCCTTGCCATTGTAATGGGTATCGGCGTTGCCGGCATCGGGTTCTCGGTATCGCACGATGCCCTCCACGGCGCATACTCGTCCAATAACGGGGTCAATACAGCCCTTGGGCTCACCTTTGACCTTATGGGGGCCAATGGCTATCTGTGGAAAATCACCCATAACGTCATCCATCACACCTACACAAACATTCAAGGGATAGACGAAGACCTCGAAGTGTCGCCGCTGCTCCGGCTTTCACCAGAATCAGAGCATCATGCAATACACAAATACCAACATCTTTATGGTATAGCGGCGTACAGCATGTCTACACTCTTTTGGGTATTTGTAAAGGATTATAAATACCTCTTGCAGAAAGACCTTGGGCCCTACCGGAATATCACGCACAGCAAAGGACAGGTGGCGCTCCTTATCGGCATGAAACTGGTGTACTACGCCTACATGATTGTCCTGCCGCTGCTATTCCTCCAAATTACCTGGTGGCAGTTTGTGATCGGCTTCCTGACGATCCATCTTGTGGCTGGCACCATTCTCGGCGTGGTCTTTCAGCTCGCGCATGTAGTGGAAGGCCCCGAGCATTTTACGTCCAATGGCAATGATACCATGGAAGACGCATGGCTCATCCACGAAATGAAAACTACAGCCAACTTCGGGCGCTCAAACAAGCTGCTTTGCTGGTATGTTGGTGGGTTAAATTTCCAGATTGAACACCACCTGTTCCCTAAAACATGCAGCATCCATTATCCAGACATCAGCGATATTGTCAAGCGTGTTGCCAACGAACATGGCATCCCTTACAACGATCAGCCTACCTTCCGTAGCGCTGTGGCATCACACCTGCGTATGCTGAAGCAGTTAGGTAACCCTGAAATGGAATTGGCACCCGTAACTGCCTAA